In Erigeron canadensis isolate Cc75 chromosome 1, C_canadensis_v1, whole genome shotgun sequence, a single window of DNA contains:
- the LOC122578133 gene encoding alpha-L-fucosidase 1-like, with amino-acid sequence MKMKNLLLNPITRPISRNPLILTIIFTLYQTTIITSFPKPPPIPILPIPTSNQLSWQLSEMALFLHFGPNTFTDTEWGSGHADPSVFNPSSLDATQWVNVAKENGFSRVILTAKHHDGFCLWPSDYTDYSVKSSPWRDGNGDVVGELAEAAAKEGIQLGLYLSPWDRHEVTYGKTQEYNEYYLAQMTELLTRYGNVKEVWLDGAKGEGEKDMEYFFENWFSLIHQLQPGSVIFSDAGPDVRWVGDEGGYASTTCWSLFNRSNAAIGDTDPKYSQGGDLLGHDWVPAECDVSIRPGWFWHPSELPRSATNLLELYYNSVGRNCLLLLNVPPNSSGLISEEDIKVLGEFSNLKRSIFSNNLAKTATVSASSTRGGYNDTRFTSRSILEEGIFTYWAPIKNQSHWVIYLDFQESMSFNVVQIQEPIQMGQRIVKFHVDVVNEDGEWYRVFNGTTVGYRRILRFQTVKTKSLRLVIDQSRADPLVAYLGVHIDTVSIIGSNKSNTTTSFNGSHLQQKIVYNHTHISSM; translated from the exons ATGAAGATGAAGAATCTTCTCCTCAATCCGATTACCCGACCCATTTCAAGAAACCCGTTAATCCTAACCATAATCTTCACCTTGTATCAAACAACCATTATAACATCTTTTCCAAAACCCCCACCAATTCCAATCTTACCCATACCCACTTCAAACCAGCTTTCTTGGCAACTTTCAGAAATGGCCCTCTTTCTCCATTTTGGGCCCAACACTTTTACTGACACAGAGTGGGGATCGGGTCATGCCGACCCATCAGTGTTCAACCCGAGTTCATTAGATGCAACCCAATGGGTCAATGTTGCTAAAGAAAATGGGTTTTCTCGGGTCATCCTGACTGCAAAACATCACGATGGGTTTTGTTTATGGCCATCTGATTACACAGATTACAGTGTGAAATCCAGTCCTTGGAGAGATGGGAATGGTGACGTGGTGGGTGAGCTGGCAGAAGCTGCTGCAAAAGAGGGGATACAATTGGGGTTGTATCTATCTCCATGGGACAGACATGAAGTTACTTATGGGAAAACACAAGAGTATAATGAGTATTATTTGGCTCAAATGACTGAATTGCTCACTAG GTACGGGAATGTAAAGGAAGTATGGCTAGATGGTGCTAAAGGGGAAGGAGAGAAAGACATGGAGTATTTCTTTGAGAATTGGTTTAGCCTGATCCACCAGCTGCAGCCTGGTTCAGTCATATTCTCTGACGCTGGTCCAGATGTCAGATGGGTCGGGGACGAGGGTGGTTATGCAAGCACCACCTGTTGGTCACTTTTCAATCGGAGCAATGCTGCCATTGGTGACACAGATCCTAAATACTCTCAAGGTGGAGATCTGCTAGGACATGATTGGGTACCAGCTGAATGTGATGTTTCCATCAGGCCCGGCTGGTTTTGGCATCCATCCGAACTTCCTAGATCTGCCACAAACCTCCTTGAATTGTATTATAATTCGGTAGGGCGAAACTGTCTTTTACTACTAAACGTGCCACCAAATTCTTCAGGTTTGATATCCGAAGAAGACATTAAAGTCCTTGGAGAGTTTTCTAACCTCAAAAGATCCATATTTTCAAATAATCTAGCCAAAACTGCCACCGTCTCTGCTAGCAGCACTCGTGGTGGTTATAATGATACACGCTTCACCTCTCGTTCTATCTTGGAAGAAGGTATTTTTACTTATTGGGCTCCTATTAAGAATCAATCTCACTGGGTAATATATCTAGATTTTCAAGAATCTATGAGTTTTAATGTTGTACAAATACAAGAACCCATTCAAATGGGTCAGAGAATTGTTAAGTTTCATGTGGATGTTGTCAATGAAGACGGTGAATGGTATAGAGTTTTTAATGGGACCACGGTAGGTTACCGGAGGATACTACGCTTCCAAACTGTGAAAACTAAGAGCCTACGGCTTGTTATTGACCAGTCTAGGGCAGACCCGTTGGTCGCTTATTTGGGAGTTCACATTGATACAGTTTCTATAATTGGGAGCAATAAGAGTAACACTACCACAAGTTTTAATGGCAGTCATCTTCAGCAAAAGATTGTatataatcacacacatatttCTTCAATGTAG
- the LOC122595871 gene encoding uncharacterized protein LOC122595871: MVPHFFSLFPSSLIHPWKSFVDEPMEELRANPFLIEEVVDEGSTYALAEALQENVMQQMGFPGRWLKWIRGILSSTRFVVLVNGSPTSEFNCERGVPQGDPLSPFIIIAMEAFSSVIQQASILGLIACIKLPNFGPTITHLLYADDAILSGTWSQTHLRIKDQPPQIMFLWHWLETTRNQPIHQHTQLPKRSFPHYLSWSYGSIGNGASIRFWIDRWIGDNPLCNTFPDLFKLERRKDCYIKDRCTGNGLFSQWEWDGTSSPVTPTELHQLQELLTQIQSCRLTGTDDTWRWTCKPSGIFTTKSMKNTLIKATHGPNHWIFPWNRLAPIKINIFGWKLEMNNLPTTDLLLQRNITIPSSTCLICNAGEEPSQHLLLDCPFTDMLWSFLLSWCKLPLRKHTVIKELLSFIKTRYSP, translated from the exons ATGGTTCcacattttttctctctcttcccgTCTTCACTCATCCACCCATGGAAGAGTTTCGTTGATGAGCCCATGGAAGAGCTTCGTGCCAACCCTTTCCTCATCGAAGAGGTGGTTGATGAAGGGTCGACGTATGCGTTGGCAGAGGCATTACAAGAGAATG TCATGCAACAGATGGGCTTCCCTGGAAGATGGCTTAAATGGATTCGAGGAATCCTCTCCTCAACTAGATTCGTTGTACTCGTAAATGGATCGCCGACTTCTGAATTTAATTGTGAGCGTGGCGTCCCGCAAGGAGACCCACTTTCTCCCTTTATTATCATCGCCATGGAGGCCTTCTCAAGTGTCATCCAACAGGCCTCGATTCTGGGCCTGATTGCATGCATCAAACTCCCAAATTTCGGGCCCACCATCACACATCTGCTCTATGCAGATGACGCGATTCTAAGTGGAACCTGGTCCCAAACTCACCTCCGGATTAAAGATCAACCTCCACAAATCATGTTTTTATGGCATTGGCTTGAAACAACCAGAAATCAACCTATCCACCAACATACTCAATTGCCAAAGCGGTCATTTCCCCATTACCTATCTTGGTCTTATG GTTCTATTGGGAATGGAGCATCTATCAGATTTTGGATTGACAGATGGATTGGCGACAACCCACTTTGTAACACTTTCCCGGATTTATTCAAGCTTGAAAGAAGGAAGGACTGCTATATTAAAGACCGGTGCACCGGGAATGGCTTGTTCTCACAATGGGAATGGGACGGGACTTCGTCACCAGTAACCCCAACTGAACTACATCAACTCCAAGAGCTGCTCACGCAGATCCAAAGCTGTAGACTTACGGGAACCGACGACACCTGGAGATGGACTTGCAAGCCATCAGGAATCTTCACAACCAAGTCCATGAAGAACACCCTCATTAAAGCCACGCATGGACCTAACCACTGGATTTTTCCATGGAATCGCCTCGCCCCGATCAAAATCAATATCTTTGGTTGGAAGCTTGAGATGAACAACCTACCTACAACCGACCTTCTTCTACAACGCAACATCACAATCCCTAGCTCCACTTGTCTTATTTGCAATGCCGGTGAGGAACCTTCTCAGCACCTCCTCTTGGATTGTCCTTTTACAGACATGTTATGGAGTTTTCTCCTATCATGGTGCAAACTGCCACTGCGAAAACATACCGTGATCAAAGAACTGTTGAGCTTCATAAAGACCCGCTATTCCCCCTGA